The following coding sequences are from one Humulus lupulus chromosome X, drHumLupu1.1, whole genome shotgun sequence window:
- the LOC133806311 gene encoding pentatricopeptide repeat-containing protein At1g10910, chloroplastic-like — protein MILLLFLEMPYCLLMNALAKTGQINEAKSVFDEMLEKCVSSDGYSYSVMISAFCRGGLLEEAKQLAKDFEARYDTYDLVMFNIMLCAYYRAGDMESVMEMLKKMDELAISPDYNTFHILIKHFCKEKLYLLAYRMTVDMHNKGHQLDEWMITSVTLYRILRSRLTLSFSFVTIF, from the exons ATGATTTTACTACTATTTTTAGAG ATGCCATACTGTTTATTGATGAATGCACTTGCTAAGACTGGACAGATCAATGAAGCTAAATCAGTTTTTGATGAAATGCTTGAGAAATGCGTTAGCTCAG ATGGTTATTCCTACAGTGTCATGATTTCAGCATTCTGTAGAGGCGGGCTTTTGGAAGAAGCAAAGCAGTTGGCCAAGGATTTTGAAGCAAGATATGACACATACGACTTGGTGATGTTTAACATTATGCTCTGTGCTTACTACAGAGCAGGCGATATGGAGAGCGTAATGGAAATGTTAAAGAAAATGGATGAATTAGCTATCAGTCCTGATTATAATACCTTTCATATCCTAATAAAACATTTCTGTAAGGAGAAGTTGTATTTGCTTGCTTACCGAATGACAGTGGACATGCACAATAAAGGCCATCAATTAGATGAG TGGATGATCACATCTGTTACTTTGTACCGTATCCTTAGATCACGTCTGACTTTGAGTTTCTCATTTGTGACGATATTTTAA